Proteins co-encoded in one Zootoca vivipara chromosome 3, rZooViv1.1, whole genome shotgun sequence genomic window:
- the LOC118082733 gene encoding centromere protein J-like isoform X2, with the protein MESDIFKRRDCLSQQVVKDSPAQASCHSTTDERTGSSLSLGWASSTNNSFPAQVASFNTSSTLERDVGLPGDLGHLQTFQDAKPFGYTASSILFPHFLPPTQAGTVPAGKNSETLGIPSAAAATYPAPLISQDAICCQNKKQSPGQQEQLIMHQMEHLQRLVAEQQKIISFFNSGFSASAGIPPHLLAMIPSLPGVPAALFPVQSPSENSLQAQNNGSSQTSSLIIKPTLQQLATETSANSNFLEVSREHLEPHKKEASLPGGEPWLETSPPVAEQKGEQQLEENASLSPFGLRMNMKTRNVDDRPIRPGIGVRQKTFEEFVEKQLKVDSQRAEKHQQNSRETKATAQKSFLKRGEGTARLEKKRDSVGKEPAGLPRCVSFDCQNNFSRSKGQVTSPTVLIVDDENTHCITFKGDVKGQLHNCERRSDEIKDSCEFGGRDSKGMVNGKEFGVPPQFDRSKCSQECHEQIIDIKAKVTEKNETSSLGFHDHLVRVDKRSLDFKVPMWLMENIEDSVSQVVGRSMDASPDVRELHNLESNQGNQEEQSSGLQVAQSVTRIRQCENEHCVAEGESPEGQVEVNPGFKKLNDQIVKVTPKSDIKCVTTRANFQKNSNAGAANTREGKPLSSDSLCTSTDSEDEPKSHCSQYAIRPSNHRPANIGKNMDLSDADYATDEPSGADDYSLKNHGKLPASKSGVQEPAGQQEATLITSSSSSNESSVDDGSLKLGKTLSLLRRSSCHPSKTRRGGRKPKTQSNGVASNYSAEYNLQPPSLTSDLVANLFPAFKSKANVDDKRFTPEQVQKRHTDKLECEPEVQVHQRETSLLAQMKEEQAKAMDFLRRQINQFEAKRSQKFHSLEQCKTEEALKSQKEKAEFEKHTTMLKQQIAGLQEEFRRNETRWYAAHGELRSQVAALTKQNLELQDELRVSEQQKMENERKHGAVDLIGRKRETPVSSAILRGTPSEGTLVEKPPQNSHKSPDDKCLGRKIVPPDELAPRDSQATRRALQRSESLKSAAGEQRVKSPCKTVHNRSVTPISHRIPHQTPFGLQKALPQLAHSQQHSYGRKTPVSESEPRALTSPALHVKGTFSSTSGSSEDTAFLNSQSNDSLSAASLSNVGIQVKENPSHKRVQRSNKSSEQVVSMSTSRKNSIASNGRNTPVENLPIFVETKNKASPLKSILSRRASLYTEIKEDGEVKEVIEYPDGKVKQLFTDGRRITKYPNGTKMEISTDKRTTVVTFYNGDIKKILPDQRVIYYYAETQTTRTVFPNGLEVLQFPNNQIEKYHPDGTEEIVFPDQSVKRRYDGGMVEETVFPDGTVVKVEKSGVKTIQFHNGQKEIHMAQSTRREYPDGTVKTVYANGQQETKYSSGRVRIKDEKEIVILDEE; encoded by the exons ATGGAATCAGATATTTTCAAGAGGAGAGACTGTTTATCTCAGCAGGTTGTTAAAGATTCGCCAGCCCAAGCATCATGTCATAGCACAACTGATGAAAGAACGGGATCTTCCTTAAGTCTGGGTTGGGCAAGCAGCACAAACAACTCCTTTCCTGCACAGGTTGCATCCTTCAATACGTCCAGCACACTGGAAAGAGATGTTGGCCTACCTGGTGACCTAGGCCACCTTCAAACCTTTCAGGATGCCAAGCCATTCGGTTACACAGCCAGCTCTATTCTTTTTCCTCACTTTTTACCACCAACTCAGGCTGGAACAGTCCCTGCTGGTAAAAACAGTGAAACCCTGGGAATCCCCAGTGCTGCCGCTGCTACTTATCCTGCTCCTCTGATATCTCAAGATGCTATATGCTGCCAAAACAAGAAACAG aGTCCAGGGCAGCAGGAACAGCTCATAATGCACCAGATGGAGCACCTTCAACGGCTAGTAGCTGAACAGCAGAAAATAATTTCGTTCTTTAATTCAG GCTTTTCAGCTTCTGCTGGTATTCCTCCTCACCTTCTTGCTATGATCCCATCCCTTCCAGGAGTCCCAGCTGCTTTATTCCCTGTCCAATCTCCTTCAGAGAATTCTTTGCAAGCTCAGAATAATGGAAGCTCACAAACCAGTTCCTTAATAATAAAGCCTACTTTGCAGCAACTTGCCACAGAAACCTCAGCAAACAGCAACTTCTTAGAAGTTTCAAGGGAGCACCTTGAACCTCACAAAAAAG AAGCAAGTCTGCCAGGTGGAGAACCTTGGCTTGAAACTTCGCCACCTGTTGCAGAACAAAAAGGGGAGCAACAGTTAGAGGAAaatgcttctctttccccctttggaCTAAGAATGAACATGAAGACACGGAATGTAGATGACAG ACCAATCAGACCTGGAATTGGAGTGAGGCAGAAGACGTTTGAGGAATTTGTTGAGAAGCAACTTAAAGTCGATTCTCAACGAGCAGAGAAGCACCAACAG AACTCCCGTGAGACTAAAGCCACTGCTCAGAAGTCATTTCTGAAACGCGGGGAAGGGACTGCAAggcttgaaaaaaagagagacagtgTTGGCAAGGAGCCAGCTGGACTTCCTAGATGCGTTAGTTTTGATTGTCAAAATAATTTCTCACGGTCGAAAGGGCAGGTCACTAGCCCCACCGTGCTGATCGTGGATGATGAAAACACACATTGTATCACCTTCAAGGGTGATGTAAAAGGCCAGCTTCATAATTGTGAGAGAAGGTCAGATGAAATAAAAGACAGCTGCGAATTTGGTGGTCGTGATAGCAAAGGGATGGTAAATGGAAAAGAATTTGGCGTACCACCTCAGTTTGACAGGTCCAAATGTTCACAGGAATGTCATGAACAAATAATTGACATTAAAGCAAAGGTGACTGAAAAAAATGAAACCTCAAgtcttgggtttcatgatcatTTGGTGAGGGTTGACAAGAGGTCCCTGGATTTTAAGGTTCCAATGTGGCTTATGGAGAACATAGAAGACAGTGTATCGCAGGTGGTAGGAAGGTCCATGGATGCTTCACCAGATGTCCGTGAGCTTCATAACTTAGAaagcaaccaaggcaaccaagaGGAGCAGAGCTCTGGACTTCAGGTTGCTCAAAGTGTGACTCGGATTAGACAATGTGAAAATGAGCATTGTGTTGCTGAGGGGGAAAGCCCAGAGGGCCAAGTGGAAGTTAACCCTGGGTTTAAGAAGCTCAATGATCAAATAGTAAAAGTTACACCTAAATCAGATATAAAATGTGTCACCACAAGGGCTAATTTCCAAAAGAACAGCAATGCGGGTGCTGCTAACACACGGGAAGGAAAACCCCTCTCTAGTGATTCACTCTGCACATCTACTGATAGTGAAGATGAACCTAAATCTCATTGCTCTCAGTACGCAATAAGGCCTAGTAACCATAGACCAGCTAACATTGGCAAGAACATGGATCTTTCCGATGCTGACTATGCCACTGATGAACCCAGTGGAGCTGATGATTACTCATTGAAAAACCATGGAAAATTGCCTGCCAGTAAGTCTGGTGTCCAGGAGCCAGCAGGTCAACAGGAGGCCACTCTTATCacaagtagtagcagcagcaatgaaTCTAGTGTTGATGATGGCAGCTTGAAATTGGGAAAGACTCTCTCCCTCCTTAGAAGATCTTCCTGCCACCCCTCAAAAActagaagaggaggaaggaagccaaAAACACAGAGCAATGGTGTTGCCAGCAATTACAGTGCAGAGTATAATTTGCAACCTCCTTCCTTGACAAGTGATCTTGTGGCCAACCTTTTCCCTGctttcaaaagcaaagcaaatgtagATGATAAAAGATTTACCCCAG AGCAAGTTCAGAAAAGGCACACTGATAAGTTAGAATGTGAACCAGAAGTTCAGGTGCATCAGAGAGAAACTTCTCTCCTAGCTCAGATGAAAGAAGAACAAGCAAAAGCCATGGACTTTCTTAG AAGACAAATAAACCAATTTGAGGCCAAGAGGTCACAGAAGTTTCATTCCCTGGAGCAGTGCAAGACTGAGGAAGCCCTGAAATCgcagaaagaaaaggcagaatTTGAGAAGCATACGACA ATGTTAAAGCAGCAAATAGCAGGGCTGCAGGAGGAGTTCAGAAGGAATGAGACCCGCTGGTACGCTGCGCATGGCGAGCTCAGGAGTCAGGTCGCAGCACTGACCAAACAGAACCTGGAGCTTCAAGACGAGCTCAGGGTCTCTGAGCAACAGAAGATGGAAAACGAAAGAAAACATGGAGCTGTGGATTTGATTGGCAGAAAAAGAGAAACGCCG GTCTCATCAGCTATTTTGAGAGGGACACCATCTGAAGGAACCCTGGTAGAGAAACCACCGCAAAATAGCCACAAGAGCCCTGATGATAAGTGTCTGGGAAGGAAAATAGTACCACCAGATGAATTGGCCCCTAGAGATTCACAG GCAACAAGGAGGGCTCTGCAAAGGTCTGAGTCACTGAAATCTGCAGCAGGAGAACAAAGAGTGAAGAGCCCGTGTAAAACAGTTCATAACAGAAGTGTGACACCCATAAGCCACAGGATCCCTCATCAAACACCATTTGGACTACAGAAA GCTTTGCCTCAGTTGGCTCACAGTCAGCAGCACAGTTATGGAAGGAAGACACCAGTGTCTGAATCAGAACCAAGAGCACTTACCAGCCCAGCTCTGCATGTGAAAG GCACGTTCTCTTCCACTTCAGGTAGTTCAGAAGACACAGCATTTTTAAATAGTCAAAGCAATGACAGTTTAAGCGCCGCATCCTTGAGTAATGTGGGAATACAG GTGAAAGAGAATCCTAGCCATAAAAGGGTTCAGAGATCCAATAAATCTTCTGAGCAAGTGGTTTCTATGTCCACCTCCAGGAAAAACAGCATTGCCTCAAATGGCAGGAATACACCTGTGGAAAATCTTCCTATTTTTGTGGAAACTAAAAATAAG GCTTCTCCTCTCAAATCAATACTGTCCAGAAGAGCATCACTATATACTGAAATAAAGGAGGATGGGGAAGTGAAAGAAGTAATAGAGTACCCTGATGGAAAG GTGAAACAACTGTTTACTGATGGGCGCAGGATTACTAAATATCCCAACGGAACAAAAATGGAGATTAGCACAGATAAAAGAACAACTGTTGTTACTTTTTACAATGGAGATATTAAGAAGATCTTGCCAGATCAAAGAGTg ATTTATTATTATGCAGAGACACAGACAACCAGAACCGTTTTCCCAAATGGATTGGAAGTGCTGCAGTTTCCTAATAATCAGATTG AAAAGTACCACCCCGACGGCACTGAAGAAATCGTGTTTCCAGATCAGAGTGTGAAACGCCGCTATGACGGAGGTATGGTGGAAGAAACTGTTTTCCCAGACGGTACAGTTGTGAAAGTGGAAAA AAGTGGAGTTAAAACCATCCAGTTCCATAACGGGCAAAAGGAGATTCATATGGCACAGTCTACGAGAAGGGAATACCCTGATGGGACTGTCAAGACTGTCTATGCTAATGGCCAGCAGGAAACCAAGTATTCTTCAGGACGGGTTCGAATCAAAGATGAGAAGGAGATTGTCATCCTGGATGAGGAGTAA
- the LOC118082733 gene encoding centromere protein J-like isoform X1 yields MESDIFKRRDCLSQQVVKDSPAQASCHSTTDERTGSSLSLGWASSTNNSFPAQVASFNTSSTLERDVGLPGDLGHLQTFQDAKPFGYTASSILFPHFLPPTQAGTVPAGKNSETLGIPSAAAATYPAPLISQDAICCQNKKQSPGQQEQLIMHQMEHLQRLVAEQQKIISFFNSGFSASAGIPPHLLAMIPSLPGVPAALFPVQSPSENSLQAQNNGSSQTSSLIIKPTLQQLATETSANSNFLEVSREHLEPHKKEASLPGGEPWLETSPPVAEQKGEQQLEENASLSPFGLRMNMKTRNVDDRPIRPGIGVRQKTFEEFVEKQLKVDSQRAEKHQQNSRETKATAQKSFLKRGEGTARLEKKRDSVGKEPAGLPRCVSFDCQNNFSRSKGQVTSPTVLIVDDENTHCITFKGDVKGQLHNCERRSDEIKDSCEFGGRDSKGMVNGKEFGVPPQFDRSKCSQECHEQIIDIKAKVTEKNETSSLGFHDHLVRVDKRSLDFKVPMWLMENIEDSVSQVVGRSMDASPDVRELHNLESNQGNQEEQSSGLQVAQSVTRIRQCENEHCVAEGESPEGQVEVNPGFKKLNDQIVKVTPKSDIKCVTTRANFQKNSNAGAANTREGKPLSSDSLCTSTDSEDEPKSHCSQYAIRPSNHRPANIGKNMDLSDADYATDEPSGADDYSLKNHGKLPASKSGVQEPAGQQEATLITSSSSSNESSVDDGSLKLGKTLSLLRRSSCHPSKTRRGGRKPKTQSNGVASNYSAEYNLQPPSLTSDLVANLFPAFKSKANVDDKRFTPEQVQKRHTDKLECEPEVQVHQRETSLLAQMKEEQAKAMDFLRRQINQFEAKRSQKFHSLEQCKTEEALKSQKEKAEFEKHTTVGKGESGEIQMLKQQIAGLQEEFRRNETRWYAAHGELRSQVAALTKQNLELQDELRVSEQQKMENERKHGAVDLIGRKRETPVSSAILRGTPSEGTLVEKPPQNSHKSPDDKCLGRKIVPPDELAPRDSQATRRALQRSESLKSAAGEQRVKSPCKTVHNRSVTPISHRIPHQTPFGLQKALPQLAHSQQHSYGRKTPVSESEPRALTSPALHVKGTFSSTSGSSEDTAFLNSQSNDSLSAASLSNVGIQVKENPSHKRVQRSNKSSEQVVSMSTSRKNSIASNGRNTPVENLPIFVETKNKASPLKSILSRRASLYTEIKEDGEVKEVIEYPDGKVKQLFTDGRRITKYPNGTKMEISTDKRTTVVTFYNGDIKKILPDQRVIYYYAETQTTRTVFPNGLEVLQFPNNQIEKYHPDGTEEIVFPDQSVKRRYDGGMVEETVFPDGTVVKVEKSGVKTIQFHNGQKEIHMAQSTRREYPDGTVKTVYANGQQETKYSSGRVRIKDEKEIVILDEE; encoded by the exons ATGGAATCAGATATTTTCAAGAGGAGAGACTGTTTATCTCAGCAGGTTGTTAAAGATTCGCCAGCCCAAGCATCATGTCATAGCACAACTGATGAAAGAACGGGATCTTCCTTAAGTCTGGGTTGGGCAAGCAGCACAAACAACTCCTTTCCTGCACAGGTTGCATCCTTCAATACGTCCAGCACACTGGAAAGAGATGTTGGCCTACCTGGTGACCTAGGCCACCTTCAAACCTTTCAGGATGCCAAGCCATTCGGTTACACAGCCAGCTCTATTCTTTTTCCTCACTTTTTACCACCAACTCAGGCTGGAACAGTCCCTGCTGGTAAAAACAGTGAAACCCTGGGAATCCCCAGTGCTGCCGCTGCTACTTATCCTGCTCCTCTGATATCTCAAGATGCTATATGCTGCCAAAACAAGAAACAG aGTCCAGGGCAGCAGGAACAGCTCATAATGCACCAGATGGAGCACCTTCAACGGCTAGTAGCTGAACAGCAGAAAATAATTTCGTTCTTTAATTCAG GCTTTTCAGCTTCTGCTGGTATTCCTCCTCACCTTCTTGCTATGATCCCATCCCTTCCAGGAGTCCCAGCTGCTTTATTCCCTGTCCAATCTCCTTCAGAGAATTCTTTGCAAGCTCAGAATAATGGAAGCTCACAAACCAGTTCCTTAATAATAAAGCCTACTTTGCAGCAACTTGCCACAGAAACCTCAGCAAACAGCAACTTCTTAGAAGTTTCAAGGGAGCACCTTGAACCTCACAAAAAAG AAGCAAGTCTGCCAGGTGGAGAACCTTGGCTTGAAACTTCGCCACCTGTTGCAGAACAAAAAGGGGAGCAACAGTTAGAGGAAaatgcttctctttccccctttggaCTAAGAATGAACATGAAGACACGGAATGTAGATGACAG ACCAATCAGACCTGGAATTGGAGTGAGGCAGAAGACGTTTGAGGAATTTGTTGAGAAGCAACTTAAAGTCGATTCTCAACGAGCAGAGAAGCACCAACAG AACTCCCGTGAGACTAAAGCCACTGCTCAGAAGTCATTTCTGAAACGCGGGGAAGGGACTGCAAggcttgaaaaaaagagagacagtgTTGGCAAGGAGCCAGCTGGACTTCCTAGATGCGTTAGTTTTGATTGTCAAAATAATTTCTCACGGTCGAAAGGGCAGGTCACTAGCCCCACCGTGCTGATCGTGGATGATGAAAACACACATTGTATCACCTTCAAGGGTGATGTAAAAGGCCAGCTTCATAATTGTGAGAGAAGGTCAGATGAAATAAAAGACAGCTGCGAATTTGGTGGTCGTGATAGCAAAGGGATGGTAAATGGAAAAGAATTTGGCGTACCACCTCAGTTTGACAGGTCCAAATGTTCACAGGAATGTCATGAACAAATAATTGACATTAAAGCAAAGGTGACTGAAAAAAATGAAACCTCAAgtcttgggtttcatgatcatTTGGTGAGGGTTGACAAGAGGTCCCTGGATTTTAAGGTTCCAATGTGGCTTATGGAGAACATAGAAGACAGTGTATCGCAGGTGGTAGGAAGGTCCATGGATGCTTCACCAGATGTCCGTGAGCTTCATAACTTAGAaagcaaccaaggcaaccaagaGGAGCAGAGCTCTGGACTTCAGGTTGCTCAAAGTGTGACTCGGATTAGACAATGTGAAAATGAGCATTGTGTTGCTGAGGGGGAAAGCCCAGAGGGCCAAGTGGAAGTTAACCCTGGGTTTAAGAAGCTCAATGATCAAATAGTAAAAGTTACACCTAAATCAGATATAAAATGTGTCACCACAAGGGCTAATTTCCAAAAGAACAGCAATGCGGGTGCTGCTAACACACGGGAAGGAAAACCCCTCTCTAGTGATTCACTCTGCACATCTACTGATAGTGAAGATGAACCTAAATCTCATTGCTCTCAGTACGCAATAAGGCCTAGTAACCATAGACCAGCTAACATTGGCAAGAACATGGATCTTTCCGATGCTGACTATGCCACTGATGAACCCAGTGGAGCTGATGATTACTCATTGAAAAACCATGGAAAATTGCCTGCCAGTAAGTCTGGTGTCCAGGAGCCAGCAGGTCAACAGGAGGCCACTCTTATCacaagtagtagcagcagcaatgaaTCTAGTGTTGATGATGGCAGCTTGAAATTGGGAAAGACTCTCTCCCTCCTTAGAAGATCTTCCTGCCACCCCTCAAAAActagaagaggaggaaggaagccaaAAACACAGAGCAATGGTGTTGCCAGCAATTACAGTGCAGAGTATAATTTGCAACCTCCTTCCTTGACAAGTGATCTTGTGGCCAACCTTTTCCCTGctttcaaaagcaaagcaaatgtagATGATAAAAGATTTACCCCAG AGCAAGTTCAGAAAAGGCACACTGATAAGTTAGAATGTGAACCAGAAGTTCAGGTGCATCAGAGAGAAACTTCTCTCCTAGCTCAGATGAAAGAAGAACAAGCAAAAGCCATGGACTTTCTTAG AAGACAAATAAACCAATTTGAGGCCAAGAGGTCACAGAAGTTTCATTCCCTGGAGCAGTGCAAGACTGAGGAAGCCCTGAAATCgcagaaagaaaaggcagaatTTGAGAAGCATACGACAGTAGGTAAAGGAGAATCAGGGGAAATACAA ATGTTAAAGCAGCAAATAGCAGGGCTGCAGGAGGAGTTCAGAAGGAATGAGACCCGCTGGTACGCTGCGCATGGCGAGCTCAGGAGTCAGGTCGCAGCACTGACCAAACAGAACCTGGAGCTTCAAGACGAGCTCAGGGTCTCTGAGCAACAGAAGATGGAAAACGAAAGAAAACATGGAGCTGTGGATTTGATTGGCAGAAAAAGAGAAACGCCG GTCTCATCAGCTATTTTGAGAGGGACACCATCTGAAGGAACCCTGGTAGAGAAACCACCGCAAAATAGCCACAAGAGCCCTGATGATAAGTGTCTGGGAAGGAAAATAGTACCACCAGATGAATTGGCCCCTAGAGATTCACAG GCAACAAGGAGGGCTCTGCAAAGGTCTGAGTCACTGAAATCTGCAGCAGGAGAACAAAGAGTGAAGAGCCCGTGTAAAACAGTTCATAACAGAAGTGTGACACCCATAAGCCACAGGATCCCTCATCAAACACCATTTGGACTACAGAAA GCTTTGCCTCAGTTGGCTCACAGTCAGCAGCACAGTTATGGAAGGAAGACACCAGTGTCTGAATCAGAACCAAGAGCACTTACCAGCCCAGCTCTGCATGTGAAAG GCACGTTCTCTTCCACTTCAGGTAGTTCAGAAGACACAGCATTTTTAAATAGTCAAAGCAATGACAGTTTAAGCGCCGCATCCTTGAGTAATGTGGGAATACAG GTGAAAGAGAATCCTAGCCATAAAAGGGTTCAGAGATCCAATAAATCTTCTGAGCAAGTGGTTTCTATGTCCACCTCCAGGAAAAACAGCATTGCCTCAAATGGCAGGAATACACCTGTGGAAAATCTTCCTATTTTTGTGGAAACTAAAAATAAG GCTTCTCCTCTCAAATCAATACTGTCCAGAAGAGCATCACTATATACTGAAATAAAGGAGGATGGGGAAGTGAAAGAAGTAATAGAGTACCCTGATGGAAAG GTGAAACAACTGTTTACTGATGGGCGCAGGATTACTAAATATCCCAACGGAACAAAAATGGAGATTAGCACAGATAAAAGAACAACTGTTGTTACTTTTTACAATGGAGATATTAAGAAGATCTTGCCAGATCAAAGAGTg ATTTATTATTATGCAGAGACACAGACAACCAGAACCGTTTTCCCAAATGGATTGGAAGTGCTGCAGTTTCCTAATAATCAGATTG AAAAGTACCACCCCGACGGCACTGAAGAAATCGTGTTTCCAGATCAGAGTGTGAAACGCCGCTATGACGGAGGTATGGTGGAAGAAACTGTTTTCCCAGACGGTACAGTTGTGAAAGTGGAAAA AAGTGGAGTTAAAACCATCCAGTTCCATAACGGGCAAAAGGAGATTCATATGGCACAGTCTACGAGAAGGGAATACCCTGATGGGACTGTCAAGACTGTCTATGCTAATGGCCAGCAGGAAACCAAGTATTCTTCAGGACGGGTTCGAATCAAAGATGAGAAGGAGATTGTCATCCTGGATGAGGAGTAA